From Nonlabens sp. Ci31, the proteins below share one genomic window:
- a CDS encoding serine hydrolase, giving the protein MIKKIILGMVIVVVIAAAAGGYAIYSFFPEDDYMARFAIENPDKSAFLLIRNDTVIGQQNLHQEMPLASTVKFIIAVEFAEQVGKGWILPEENIAKKELLNFYVPNTDGGAHNNWSDSDDILQYGDSIPLISIAKGMMQYSSNANSEWLMERLGLENINNQLAKLDFKDHTPIYPFVSSLFITEEYFKDKTEDELVDAIKNISEEQYINYALDIHQKMLQDPEYRNQQLDLNETMQGIWSDRLPAGSVSDYVSLMKKLNSKTYYDEKTQTVLNEIIETSMRYNSTKEFYQHIGIKGGSTLFIMTKALYAEDHKGNKTEMAYFFNGLEAQERKKMTMSINDFDRTVLRNPMMVQKIKKLFSTYE; this is encoded by the coding sequence ATGATTAAAAAAATAATACTAGGAATGGTTATCGTTGTTGTTATAGCTGCCGCAGCTGGGGGTTATGCGATATACTCCTTTTTTCCAGAAGATGATTATATGGCTCGATTTGCTATAGAAAACCCAGATAAATCTGCTTTTTTGTTGATTAGAAATGATACCGTCATCGGTCAACAAAACCTTCATCAAGAAATGCCTTTAGCCAGTACTGTAAAGTTTATTATTGCCGTGGAATTTGCAGAGCAAGTGGGCAAAGGATGGATACTCCCAGAGGAGAACATAGCCAAGAAAGAACTTCTTAACTTCTATGTCCCCAATACAGATGGTGGTGCTCATAATAACTGGTCTGACAGTGATGATATTCTTCAATACGGCGATAGCATCCCTTTAATAAGTATTGCAAAGGGAATGATGCAATACAGTTCTAATGCAAATTCAGAATGGCTTATGGAACGATTAGGACTTGAAAACATCAATAATCAGTTGGCCAAATTAGATTTTAAAGACCACACTCCTATTTATCCTTTTGTTTCTTCCCTATTTATTACTGAGGAGTACTTTAAAGATAAGACAGAAGATGAATTAGTAGATGCCATAAAAAATATATCTGAAGAGCAATACATCAATTATGCATTGGATATTCATCAGAAAATGCTCCAAGATCCTGAATATAGAAATCAGCAGCTGGATTTAAATGAGACCATGCAAGGTATTTGGTCGGACCGATTGCCTGCAGGGAGCGTTAGTGATTATGTTTCGTTGATGAAAAAGCTCAATTCAAAAACCTATTATGATGAAAAAACACAAACTGTTCTCAATGAAATCATTGAAACTAGTATGCGTTATAATTCTACGAAGGAGTTCTATCAGCACATAGGAATTAAAGGTGGGTCCACTCTTTTTATCATGACAAAAGCTCTTTATGCAGAAGACCATAAAGGGAATAAAACGGAGATGGCTTACTTTTTTAATGGCTTGGAAGCTCAGGAGCGCAAAAAAATGACGATGTCCATAAATGACTTTGACAGGACTGTTTTGAGAAATCCGATGATGGTACAAAAGATAAAGAAGTTGTTTTCAACCTATGAATAG
- a CDS encoding DUF937 domain-containing protein, producing MLNLLPSHIGKTLIQLLSQKTGQSTDKTSNVLLQAMPLLLEPCNATRLQKKVFHL from the coding sequence ATTCTTAATTTATTACCATCTCATATAGGAAAAACCTTGATCCAATTGTTGTCACAAAAAACAGGACAATCAACAGACAAAACCTCAAACGTGCTTTTACAAGCAATGCCCTTACTTTTAGAGCCATGCAACGCAACGAGGTTACAGAAGAAGGTGTTTCATCTTTAA
- a CDS encoding CIA30 family protein, producing the protein MNQSPITLFHFTKDSNISAWNIVDDRVMGGVSRSYFELTEDGYGKFYGLVTTESNGGFSSVDYNFDKLQVSPSDKIRIKLKGDGKTFQFRVKASAYDQHNYIKEFKTTGEWQTIEIELSDMVPSWRGNRLRIPNFDKDQITKVTVLIANGKKQNFELLMDYIEMVKS; encoded by the coding sequence ATGAATCAATCTCCAATCACTTTATTCCATTTTACTAAGGACTCTAATATTTCTGCTTGGAATATTGTGGACGACCGTGTCATGGGGGGTGTTTCCAGAAGCTATTTTGAGCTCACTGAAGACGGTTATGGAAAGTTTTATGGGTTGGTTACCACAGAAAGCAATGGAGGGTTTAGTTCTGTAGATTATAATTTTGATAAGTTACAAGTAAGCCCCTCTGATAAAATAAGAATCAAACTCAAAGGTGATGGAAAAACCTTTCAGTTTAGAGTAAAAGCTTCAGCATACGATCAACACAATTACATCAAGGAATTTAAAACCACTGGTGAATGGCAAACTATTGAAATAGAGCTTTCTGATATGGTTCCTTCTTGGAGAGGCAATAGATTGAGGATTCCTAATTTTGATAAGGATCAAATAACAAAGGTCACGGTATTGATAGCAAATGGGAAAAAACAAAACTTTGAGCTCCTTATGGATTACATAGAGATGGTAAAGTCTTAA
- a CDS encoding DUF6503 family protein: MKYFFSLMVICASLYINAQELNGQQLLNKAIKTHDPNRNWNSFQGGFQITMTTPSQPERVSDITINLPEESFEVNAVRDSILTSYYVVKEVGAAFKSDLRQVEKVIMTTEKDAERALFMKNYYTYLYGLPMKLKDEGTHIDNKIERKTFKGKEYLVLKATYDQNVGSDAWFFYFDPTTYKMEIYQFFKTDASGKIKPHTGEYILLSGNQVVNDIHMPKVRKWYYNKDDQFLGTDVITK, encoded by the coding sequence ATGAAATATTTTTTTTCTCTTATGGTGATCTGTGCAAGCTTATACATCAATGCGCAAGAACTTAATGGTCAGCAATTACTGAATAAGGCAATTAAGACTCATGATCCTAATAGGAATTGGAACAGTTTTCAAGGAGGTTTTCAAATAACCATGACAACACCTAGCCAACCAGAACGGGTTAGTGACATCACTATCAACCTTCCTGAAGAGTCTTTTGAAGTTAACGCAGTTAGAGATAGTATTTTGACCAGTTATTATGTGGTTAAAGAAGTTGGCGCTGCTTTTAAGTCGGATTTGCGCCAGGTAGAAAAAGTTATAATGACGACCGAAAAAGATGCCGAAAGAGCTCTTTTTATGAAAAATTACTATACCTATCTTTATGGTTTACCCATGAAATTAAAGGATGAAGGAACCCATATTGACAACAAAATAGAACGCAAAACCTTTAAAGGCAAAGAGTACCTCGTACTCAAAGCCACTTATGATCAAAATGTAGGTAGCGATGCTTGGTTTTTTTATTTTGACCCAACTACTTATAAAATGGAAATATACCAATTTTTTAAAACGGATGCTTCTGGAAAAATAAAACCTCATACTGGAGAGTATATATTACTTTCTGGTAATCAAGTGGTAAACGATATCCATATGCCTAAAGTGCGTAAATGGTATTACAATAAAGATGATCAGTTTTTAGGTACTGACGTAATTACAAAATAA
- the serC gene encoding 3-phosphoserine/phosphohydroxythreonine transaminase, with protein sequence MLKHNFSAGPCILPQEVFQKAAAAVLNFNDLSILEISHRSKDFIEVMEKAQSLALEHLGLTDKGYKALFLGGGATMQFLMVAYNLLEKKAAYLNTGTWSDKAIKEAKLFGEVVEVASSKKDNYNYIPKGYIVPEDVDYFHIQTNNTIFGTQLQYTPDVSVPLICDMSSDIFSRQRDFEKYDLIYAGAQKNMGPAGATLIVVKEDILGKVSRQIPSMLDYRTHIAKESMFNTPPVFPIYVSMLTLEWLKENGGIDAIEKINNEKAALIYNEIDRNPLFKGYVTEKEDRSTMNATFVLNDEAHAPAFDSLWKEAGINGLNGHRSVGGYRASMYNALPLESVQALVDTMQELERKS encoded by the coding sequence ATGCTTAAGCACAATTTTAGCGCAGGTCCATGCATACTGCCACAAGAAGTTTTCCAAAAAGCAGCTGCAGCTGTTCTTAATTTTAACGACCTTAGTATTTTAGAGATCTCTCACCGGAGTAAAGATTTTATTGAGGTAATGGAAAAAGCACAGTCCCTAGCGCTAGAGCATTTAGGCTTGACTGATAAAGGTTATAAAGCATTGTTTTTAGGTGGCGGCGCTACCATGCAGTTTTTAATGGTAGCTTACAACCTACTAGAGAAAAAGGCAGCCTATTTAAATACGGGTACTTGGAGTGATAAAGCGATCAAGGAAGCTAAATTGTTTGGAGAAGTTGTTGAAGTAGCCTCTTCAAAGAAAGATAACTACAACTATATACCTAAGGGTTATATAGTACCAGAAGACGTAGATTATTTTCATATTCAGACCAACAACACCATTTTTGGTACGCAATTACAATATACCCCAGACGTTTCTGTACCTCTTATTTGTGATATGAGTAGTGATATTTTTTCAAGACAACGCGATTTTGAAAAGTACGATTTGATTTATGCTGGAGCTCAAAAAAACATGGGCCCTGCTGGAGCCACATTAATTGTAGTTAAAGAAGATATCTTAGGAAAAGTTTCTAGACAGATTCCTTCTATGTTGGATTATAGAACACATATCGCTAAAGAATCTATGTTCAACACTCCACCAGTATTTCCTATTTATGTGAGCATGCTTACATTAGAATGGTTAAAAGAAAATGGCGGTATTGACGCGATAGAAAAAATAAACAATGAGAAAGCAGCCTTGATTTATAACGAAATAGATCGCAACCCATTATTTAAAGGTTATGTTACAGAAAAAGAAGATCGTTCCACTATGAACGCAACATTTGTATTGAATGATGAAGCACATGCCCCTGCTTTTGACTCTTTATGGAAAGAAGCAGGAATCAACGGTTTAAATGGTCACAGATCTGTAGGTGGATACCGTGCTAGTATGTACAATGCTTTGCCGTTAGAAAGTGTACAAGCACTTGTAGATACCATGCAAGAACTAGAGAGAAAATCTTAA
- a CDS encoding DUF6146 family protein — translation MKNLLYSILMIAAIVGCSSVQTSTNGKKKSLAVQNDTVRIANDSLQYEVIVIEPGFYGFLATQPQQGYYTQSSMEISNNFKVAEYNLRTRSPMQYGINLYVWPIEYDRNIDYGYEVNYMLYNYFLFFEQKYNQRLK, via the coding sequence ATGAAAAATTTACTCTACAGCATTTTAATGATAGCAGCTATTGTTGGATGCAGCTCCGTGCAAACGAGCACTAACGGAAAAAAGAAATCCCTAGCAGTACAAAATGACACCGTGCGTATTGCAAATGACAGTCTGCAATACGAGGTGATCGTTATAGAGCCTGGATTTTACGGATTTCTTGCCACACAACCACAACAAGGTTATTACACACAATCTAGTATGGAAATTAGTAATAACTTTAAAGTAGCAGAGTATAATTTACGAACTAGAAGCCCAATGCAATATGGAATTAACTTATACGTGTGGCCTATAGAATATGATCGCAATATAGATTATGGTTATGAAGTCAATTATATGTTATATAACTACTTTCTTTTTTTCGAACAAAAATACAATCAGAGGCTGAAGTAA
- a CDS encoding pirin family protein has product MNTILHKSDSRGHANHGWLNSFHSFSFASYHDPDRMSFGVLRVLNDDTVAGGMGFGAHPHSNMEIISIPLYGDLKHQDSTGRKAIIKNGDIQVMSAGTGITHSEKNASQKEDVKFLQIWVIPNQQNVTPRYDQITLDPKNRHNQLDQILSPNPEDAGVWIYQDAWFNLGTFEKGTKGAYEINKSGNGVYAFVLKGSFKIGDQEINHRDGLAIWDTSSFEWTSLSENAEILLMEVPLG; this is encoded by the coding sequence ATGAACACAATCTTACACAAATCAGACTCTAGAGGTCATGCAAATCATGGCTGGTTGAATAGTTTCCATTCTTTTAGCTTTGCTAGCTATCACGATCCAGATCGAATGAGTTTTGGAGTATTGCGCGTATTAAATGATGATACCGTTGCTGGAGGAATGGGCTTTGGTGCTCACCCACATTCCAACATGGAAATTATAAGTATTCCCCTTTATGGTGATTTAAAACACCAAGACAGTACAGGGAGAAAAGCCATTATTAAAAATGGGGATATCCAAGTGATGAGCGCAGGAACAGGTATTACTCACAGCGAGAAAAATGCAAGTCAAAAAGAAGATGTGAAATTTCTTCAAATTTGGGTTATTCCTAATCAGCAAAATGTCACTCCACGTTATGATCAAATCACTCTCGATCCTAAAAATAGGCACAACCAATTAGATCAAATACTTTCTCCTAACCCAGAGGATGCCGGTGTATGGATTTATCAAGATGCTTGGTTTAATTTAGGAACTTTTGAAAAAGGTACAAAAGGTGCTTATGAGATCAACAAATCTGGCAATGGTGTTTACGCTTTTGTTTTGAAAGGTTCTTTTAAGATAGGAGATCAAGAAATAAACCATCGCGATGGCTTAGCTATTTGGGATACCTCCTCTTTTGAATGGACTTCTTTATCTGAAAACGCAGAGATTTTATTGATGGAAGTACCATTGGGATAA
- a CDS encoding NAD(P)-dependent oxidoreductase: protein MKILANDGVSQSGIDKLTAAGHEVLTTNVAQEQLQDYINKNDVAVLLVRSATTARKELIDNCPSLKIIGRGGVGMDNIDVTYAREKGLKVINTPAASSASVSELVFAHLYGGVRFLYDANRNMPLEGESNFKGLKKTYAKGSELRGKTIGIIGIGRIGQEVAKIAAGVGMKVIAHDSFADKAPTVSWDLFDGQTVSVEIPLVSKVELLKTADFVTIHVPAQTDYVIGTDELGMMKKGAAIVNAARGGVLDEVALVEALESEHISFAALDVFEKEPKPEVVLLMNSKLSLSPHIGAATNEAQDRIGTELADQIIHILG from the coding sequence ATGAAAATACTAGCAAACGATGGCGTTTCACAAAGCGGAATAGATAAATTAACAGCTGCTGGTCACGAGGTGTTGACTACAAACGTAGCTCAAGAACAATTGCAAGATTACATCAATAAAAATGATGTCGCTGTACTTTTAGTAAGATCTGCTACAACGGCTCGTAAGGAATTGATAGATAATTGCCCAAGTCTTAAAATTATAGGTCGTGGTGGTGTAGGAATGGACAACATCGATGTGACTTATGCACGTGAGAAAGGCCTAAAAGTGATCAATACTCCTGCAGCAAGTAGCGCAAGTGTATCTGAATTGGTTTTTGCACATCTTTATGGAGGAGTTCGTTTTCTTTATGATGCTAACCGCAACATGCCCCTAGAAGGAGAATCCAACTTTAAAGGTCTTAAAAAAACTTATGCAAAAGGTTCTGAACTACGAGGTAAAACTATAGGAATTATTGGAATAGGCCGTATAGGGCAAGAAGTAGCAAAAATTGCAGCTGGTGTAGGAATGAAGGTAATTGCTCACGATAGTTTTGCCGATAAGGCACCTACTGTTTCCTGGGATCTTTTTGACGGACAGACCGTTAGTGTTGAGATTCCATTAGTAAGTAAAGTAGAACTATTAAAAACAGCCGACTTTGTAACCATACATGTTCCTGCACAAACGGATTATGTAATAGGTACCGATGAGTTAGGAATGATGAAAAAGGGAGCTGCTATCGTAAATGCTGCTCGTGGTGGTGTTCTTGATGAAGTGGCTTTAGTAGAAGCGCTAGAGTCAGAGCATATCTCTTTTGCCGCCTTAGATGTTTTTGAAAAAGAACCAAAACCTGAGGTTGTATTGCTTATGAATTCTAAACTTTCTTTAAGTCCGCATATAGGTGCTGCAACTAATGAAGCTCAAGACCGTATAGGAACTGAACTAGCAGACCAGATTATCCATATATTAGGATAA
- a CDS encoding 4Fe-4S dicluster domain-containing protein, with product MAIIITDECINCGACEPECPNTAIYEAADDWRYADGTDLDGNVVLPNGKKVDANETQEPISDEFYYISPDKCTECVGFHDEPQCAAVCPVDCCVPDDNVVETKEELEAKQAFMHKE from the coding sequence ATGGCAATCATCATAACAGACGAATGTATTAATTGTGGCGCGTGCGAGCCAGAATGTCCGAATACGGCAATTTATGAGGCGGCAGACGACTGGCGCTATGCAGATGGTACGGATCTGGATGGAAATGTAGTTTTGCCTAATGGAAAAAAAGTAGATGCTAACGAAACCCAAGAACCTATAAGTGACGAGTTTTATTACATTTCACCAGATAAATGTACGGAATGCGTAGGTTTTCATGATGAACCACAATGTGCTGCTGTATGTCCAGTAGATTGTTGTGTGCCAGATGACAACGTAGTGGAAACAAAGGAAGAACTGGAAGCTAAGCAGGCTTTTATGCATAAAGAATAA
- a CDS encoding methylmalonyl-CoA mutase subunit beta gives MNNILFKDFDSVSEAQWKQNIQMDLKGADYNETLITATREGINIKPFYHRESAPEIHIPNRSSKTNDWYISQRVYAGNALAANKKALDILKRGGEGIIFTIPHKDIDPAVLLKNLPKAVIQLHPQFFDLDYIQSIYKITPHAYVHIDIIHQLVNDGNWFKNKDQDHKNLDAFIKDFDGYFSNITINTTTYQQAGATITQELAYFTAHLNEYLNHLNDVGHLSAFKESNDAEVHTQRSRSVKAKKRINIDTAIGSNYFFEIAKYRAYRILTKTLGDVYGIDLDCYITASPSLRNKSLMDYNVNLLRTTTECMSAILGGADTLCNIPYDTFFNKENEFGDRIARNQLIILKEEAYLNQIGNAADGSYYVDTITKQLVEKGLEIFKDIEKAGGMVQSLFEGTIQRKIKESAQQEQQDFNDGKRVLVGANKYPNAALPLQKEYEILPFVKMNPRKTLVQPVITRRLTEELEKSEMKKL, from the coding sequence ATGAATAACATCCTTTTCAAAGATTTTGATAGCGTTTCTGAAGCACAATGGAAACAGAACATCCAGATGGACCTCAAAGGTGCCGATTATAATGAAACGCTTATAACAGCGACGCGAGAAGGAATTAACATCAAACCATTTTACCACAGAGAAAGTGCGCCAGAAATCCACATCCCTAATCGTTCTTCAAAAACTAACGACTGGTACATTTCTCAACGTGTGTATGCTGGCAATGCTCTAGCTGCAAATAAGAAAGCACTGGACATTCTCAAACGCGGTGGTGAGGGAATCATCTTCACCATACCTCATAAAGATATCGATCCTGCTGTATTATTAAAGAACCTTCCCAAAGCAGTCATACAATTGCATCCTCAGTTTTTTGATCTGGATTATATTCAGTCTATTTATAAGATAACACCTCATGCTTATGTGCATATAGACATCATACACCAATTAGTAAATGATGGAAATTGGTTTAAAAACAAGGATCAAGATCACAAGAATTTAGATGCTTTTATCAAGGATTTTGATGGTTATTTTTCAAACATCACTATAAATACGACTACCTATCAGCAAGCTGGCGCTACCATTACGCAGGAACTTGCTTATTTTACAGCTCACCTTAATGAGTATTTGAATCATTTAAATGATGTTGGTCATTTGTCCGCTTTCAAGGAGTCTAACGACGCAGAAGTTCACACGCAGCGCAGTCGAAGTGTGAAAGCTAAAAAAAGAATCAATATAGACACCGCAATAGGTAGCAATTACTTTTTTGAAATTGCAAAATACAGAGCTTATCGCATCCTTACTAAAACACTAGGTGATGTTTATGGTATAGATTTAGATTGCTATATTACTGCTAGTCCTAGCCTACGTAACAAATCTTTGATGGATTATAACGTGAATTTATTACGTACGACAACAGAATGTATGAGCGCCATTTTAGGAGGTGCAGATACCTTATGTAACATTCCTTACGACACCTTTTTTAATAAAGAAAACGAATTTGGCGATAGAATTGCCCGCAACCAATTGATCATTTTAAAAGAGGAAGCTTATCTAAATCAGATAGGTAACGCAGCAGACGGTTCTTACTATGTGGACACGATTACAAAACAACTCGTAGAAAAAGGCCTAGAGATATTTAAAGACATCGAGAAAGCTGGTGGAATGGTACAGTCGCTTTTTGAAGGAACCATACAACGCAAGATCAAAGAAAGTGCACAACAAGAACAACAAGATTTCAATGACGGAAAAAGAGTGCTCGTAGGTGCTAATAAATACCCTAATGCGGCTCTTCCCCTACAAAAAGAATACGAAATCCTACCTTTTGTAAAAATGAATCCGCGTAAAACGCTGGTGCAACCTGTAATTACTAGAAGACTGACAGAAGAACTGGAGAAAAGCGAAATGAAAAAATTATAA
- a CDS encoding acyl-CoA reductase has product MKTKSINTSLNDRITAFAKAGALLSSYLEGTLKALTSDGTSWQDRIQQRLELAQRKNSWFTDDTLEFAITQWTEALTEENLTNWTQNYPLDKVTTKNIALITAGNLPLVGFHDVLSVIISGHHALIKNSSNDDVLTPLLLEIATSFCEELATSYSYVEGRLENYDAVIATGSNNTARYFEHYFGNKPNIIRKNRNSVAVLTGSETLEQMEALSKDVFLYFGLGCRSVSHLKVPKGYNFDLFFNGMFLQKELIKNEKYLNNYDYNKAVYLMSEFDLLDNEFLLIKEETSSYSSPIASLGYSFYEHIEDLAIEFDQNADQLQCVVAQGAAAATVLEKLGHRTAPQIVDFGTTQTPRLHDYADGVDTIQFLLTLS; this is encoded by the coding sequence GTGAAGACAAAGTCAATTAATACCTCGTTAAATGATCGAATTACTGCTTTCGCGAAAGCGGGAGCGCTACTTTCCTCCTATCTAGAAGGTACATTAAAAGCCTTAACAAGTGATGGCACAAGCTGGCAAGACCGCATTCAACAGAGATTGGAGCTCGCACAGCGCAAGAATTCTTGGTTTACAGATGACACTTTAGAATTTGCCATCACACAATGGACAGAAGCACTTACCGAAGAAAACTTAACGAATTGGACACAAAATTATCCTTTAGATAAGGTGACAACTAAAAATATTGCTCTAATAACAGCTGGCAATTTGCCATTAGTAGGTTTTCACGATGTTTTATCGGTGATCATCTCAGGTCATCATGCACTCATAAAAAATTCGAGTAATGATGATGTGTTGACACCTTTACTGTTAGAAATAGCGACCTCATTCTGTGAAGAGTTAGCAACATCCTATTCCTATGTGGAGGGTAGATTAGAAAATTACGATGCTGTTATCGCTACAGGAAGCAACAATACCGCACGTTATTTTGAACATTATTTTGGTAATAAACCTAATATTATACGCAAGAACCGCAATAGTGTCGCGGTTTTAACAGGGAGTGAAACCTTAGAACAAATGGAGGCTTTGAGTAAGGATGTCTTTCTTTATTTTGGACTAGGTTGTAGAAGTGTCAGTCACTTAAAAGTTCCCAAAGGATATAATTTTGATCTTTTCTTTAATGGAATGTTTTTACAGAAAGAGCTTATCAAAAACGAAAAGTATTTAAATAATTATGATTACAACAAAGCTGTCTACCTTATGAGTGAGTTTGATTTACTGGACAATGAATTCTTATTGATCAAAGAAGAAACGAGCAGCTATTCTTCTCCTATTGCCAGTTTAGGTTACAGTTTTTATGAACATATAGAAGACTTGGCTATAGAATTTGATCAAAATGCAGATCAATTACAATGCGTGGTTGCTCAAGGTGCAGCAGCGGCAACAGTCCTAGAAAAATTAGGCCATAGAACAGCACCGCAAATTGTTGATTTTGGGACCACTCAGACCCCTAGATTACATGACTATGCTGATGGAGTGGATACGATTCAGTTTTTGTTGACATTATCTTAA
- the scpA gene encoding methylmalonyl-CoA mutase → MKRKNISNITPNYDFHNARAETATYETSEGILIKKEYTKKDVAAVEHLDFVAGTAPNLRGPYSTMYVRRPWTVRQYAGFSSATESNAFYKRNLAAGQKGLSVAFDLATHRGYDSDHERVVGDVGKAGVAIDSVEDMKILFNEIPLDKMSVSMTMNGAVLPIMAFYIVAAMEQGVDPKLLSGTIQNDILKEFMVRNTYIYPPTPSMQIISDIFEYTSQHMPKFNSISISGYHMYEAGATSDIELAYTLADGLEYVRKGLAAGMDIDTFAPRLSFFWAIGMNHFMEIAKMRAARMLWAKMIQQFNPKNAKSLALRTHCQTSGWSLTEQDPFNNVARTAIEASAAAFGGTQSLHTNALDEAIALPTDFSARIARNTQLFLQEETGITKTVDPWAGSYYVESLTDQIADKAWELIQEVEELGGMTKAIEAGIPKMRIEEAAAKKQARIDSGVDTIVGVNKYLSPDEDMIDTFEVDNDAVRVEQIDRLTQIKDTRNGQKVEEALTALTDCARSKKGNLLELAVIAAKERATLGEISDALEEVYGRYRATIKSVQGVYKKEIMDDPAFAKAQQLADQFAKTEGRRPRIMIAKMGQDGHDRGAKVVATGYADVGFDVDIGPLFQTPAEAAKQAVENDVHVLGVSSLAAGHKTLVPQVMEELKKYGREDIMIVVGGVIPRKDYQFLFDVGVAAVFGPGTKISEAAIDILGMLMQE, encoded by the coding sequence ATGAAAAGAAAAAACATCTCTAACATAACACCCAATTACGATTTTCATAATGCGCGAGCTGAGACTGCTACTTATGAAACTTCTGAAGGGATTTTGATAAAAAAAGAATACACTAAAAAAGATGTAGCCGCTGTTGAACATCTGGATTTTGTGGCAGGTACGGCTCCTAACTTACGTGGCCCCTACTCTACTATGTACGTACGTAGACCATGGACTGTCAGACAATATGCTGGTTTCTCCAGTGCGACAGAGTCTAATGCTTTTTATAAACGCAATCTCGCGGCTGGACAAAAAGGTCTTTCTGTGGCTTTTGACCTCGCTACACATAGAGGTTATGATTCTGATCATGAACGTGTGGTAGGCGATGTAGGAAAAGCTGGTGTTGCGATAGATAGTGTGGAGGATATGAAAATTCTTTTTAATGAAATTCCATTAGATAAGATGTCTGTTTCCATGACTATGAACGGTGCTGTGTTGCCTATTATGGCCTTTTACATAGTTGCTGCCATGGAACAAGGTGTTGATCCTAAATTATTAAGTGGTACGATTCAAAACGATATCCTTAAGGAATTCATGGTTCGTAATACGTACATTTATCCGCCTACTCCTAGTATGCAGATCATTTCAGACATATTTGAGTACACGAGTCAGCACATGCCTAAATTTAACTCGATTTCTATATCTGGTTACCATATGTATGAAGCTGGAGCAACAAGCGACATTGAACTTGCCTATACACTTGCTGATGGTCTAGAATATGTGCGTAAAGGACTCGCCGCAGGAATGGATATAGATACCTTTGCACCTCGCCTATCTTTTTTTTGGGCGATAGGAATGAATCACTTTATGGAAATTGCCAAAATGCGCGCGGCACGTATGCTTTGGGCAAAAATGATTCAGCAATTTAATCCTAAAAATGCCAAATCTCTTGCACTAAGAACCCATTGTCAGACTTCTGGCTGGTCACTTACCGAGCAAGACCCATTTAATAATGTCGCTCGTACAGCTATTGAAGCTTCAGCAGCAGCTTTTGGTGGAACCCAAAGTTTGCATACCAATGCACTAGATGAAGCCATTGCCTTACCTACAGATTTCTCTGCGCGCATCGCTAGAAACACACAGCTATTTCTTCAGGAAGAAACGGGAATCACAAAAACGGTAGATCCTTGGGCAGGTTCTTATTACGTAGAATCACTTACGGATCAAATAGCAGATAAAGCCTGGGAACTCATTCAAGAAGTAGAAGAACTAGGTGGAATGACCAAAGCCATAGAGGCAGGAATTCCTAAAATGCGTATTGAAGAAGCTGCTGCAAAAAAGCAGGCACGTATTGATTCTGGTGTCGACACCATCGTAGGAGTGAATAAATATTTGAGTCCTGATGAAGACATGATCGATACTTTTGAAGTAGATAACGATGCGGTAAGAGTTGAACAAATAGATCGTTTGACACAAATAAAAGATACTAGAAATGGCCAAAAGGTAGAAGAAGCTTTAACCGCATTAACCGATTGCGCCCGTTCTAAAAAAGGAAATCTTTTGGAGCTAGCGGTAATTGCAGCAAAGGAACGTGCTACTTTAGGTGAGATTTCTGATGCGCTAGAAGAAGTTTACGGTCGTTACCGAGCCACTATTAAAAGTGTACAAGGCGTTTATAAAAAAGAGATTATGGATGATCCCGCTTTCGCGAAAGCGCAACAACTAGCCGACCAATTTGCAAAGACAGAAGGCCGAAGACCGAGAATTATGATTGCCAAAATGGGTCAAGACGGACACGATCGCGGTGCTAAAGTAGTTGCTACGGGTTATGCAGACGTTGGTTTTGACGTAGATATTGGTCCTTTATTCCAGACGCCAGCCGAAGCTGCTAAACAGGCTGTAGAAAATGATGTACATGTTTTGGGTGTTTCTTCCCTCGCTGCAGGACACAAAACTTTGGTGCCGCAAGTCATGGAAGAATTAAAAAAATACGGTCGTGAAGATATCATGATTGTAGTAGGCGGGGTAATACCTCGTAAAGATTATCAGTTCCTTTTTGACGTTGGAGTAGCCGCTGTTTTTGGTCCAGGTACAAAGATTAGTGAGGCTGCGATAGATATTTTAGGAATGTTGATGCAAGAATAG